From Bradyrhizobium erythrophlei:
GCGTTCAGCGGATATTTCGCCTCGATGCCCTGCCACGGATCGTCCAGCAACTGCTTCATGCCGAGCGAAATGCGGTGGGTTTCGTGGTTGATCTTGATGATCTTGACCTTCACGGTCTGGCCGATGGTGAGCACCTCGGTCGGGTGATTGACCCGGCGCCAGGCGATATCGGTGACGTGCAACAAGCCGTCGATACCGCCGAGGTCGACGAACGCACCGTAATCGGTGATGTTCTTGACCACGCCGTCGATGACCTGACCCTCTTCGAGGTTCTGCACCAGTTCCTGGCGCTGTTCGGCGCGGGTCTCTTCCAGAACCGTGCGGCGCGACACCACGATGTTGCCGCGACGGCGATCCATCTTGAGGATCTGGAACGGCTGGGAGTTGTTCATCAGGGGTGCTACGTCGCGGATCGGACGGATGTCGACCTGCGAGCGCGGCAGGAAGGCCACCGCGCCGTCGAGGTCGACCGTGAAGCCGCCCTTGACCTGGTTGAAGATGACGCCGTGGACCTTCTCGTTATTGTTGAAGGCCTTTTCCAGCTTGCCCCAGCTTTCCTCGCGGCGCGCCTTGTCGCGCGACAGCACGGCTTCGCCGAGCGCATTCTCGATACGGTCGAGGAACACCTCGACCACGTCGCCTACCTTGAGTTCGCTTTCCTTGCCGGGTCCTGCGAATTCACGCAGCGCCACGCGGCCTTCGGTCTTCAGGCCGACGTCGATGACGGCCATGTCCTTCTCGATCGCGACAACGGTGCCCTTGATGACGGAGCTCTCCTGCAGGTTGCCACCGGCAAAGGACTCGTCAAGCATCGCGGCAAAATCGTCGCGGGAAGGATTATAGGAAGTAGCAGTCGAAGCCATTTGTTCTCCAGATGCGGGTATCGCCGGCCATTCGGGTTAAGGGGCGTATCGGGCGTGAAGTGTCAGGGTTCCGCAAACCCTGACGACCGCCTCGCGGGGAAATCGCGAGAGCGGGCCGGCAGCATGCCTGCACGTTCGATACGTTGAATAATTTTGTCCGGAGCCTGAACGAGGCAATCAACCTCGGGATATCGCTGTTCGAGACCGGGAGCGGGCTTTCCTCCAATGACGGTGGCGGATTAAACCCGCTGCCGGCCCGCTCGGACGGCCTCGACAATGTCGATGGCGGCCCGGACGCCGCCTTCTATATCCAAGTTGGAGTTATCCAGCAAGTAAGCATCTTGTGCCGGTTTTAAAGGCGCCACCGCCCTGTTCTGGTCCCGTTCGTCGCGTTTGAGGATATCCGCCAGCACCGCGGCCTCGTCGGCGTCCTCGCCCCTCGCCCGGGCCTCCAGGGTGCGGCGGCGGGCGCGGACCTTGGGGTCGGCCAAGACAAAAATCTTCACGTCGGCGTCCGGGCAGATCACGGTGCCGATATCGCGACCGTCGAGCACCGCGCCGGGCGGATCCGCCGCGAACTGGCGCTGAAAATTGAGCAGCACTTCCCTAACTTTCGGGATCGCGGAGACCACCGAGGCGGCATCGCCCACCCGCTGCGTCTTCAGGACGGGATCGCCGAACTTTTCCGGATCGAGCTCGAGCGCCGCGGAGACGGCGATCATCTCGTCGGTCAGGCTGGCCCCGGCATCCAGCAGCGCCTTGGCCACCGCACGGTAAATCACGCCGGTATCGAGGTGGCGATAGCCATAATGCTTGGCGAGGCGCTTGCCGAGCGTGCCTTTTCCCGAGGCCGCGGGTCCGTCGATGGCGATGATCATGAAAACTCGGCCCCCAGCGAACGCATCATCGGGATGAAGTCGGGAAACGAGGTGGCGATGAAGGCGGTGTCGTCGACCTTCACGGGCTTGTTGGCGGCAAGCCCCATCACCAGGGCCGACATCGCGATGCGGTGATCCATATGGGTCGCGACCAGGCCTTCGCCGGGCACATGCCCCCTGCCTTCGACGATCAGATCGTCGCCGGAAATCTCGACCCTGACGCCGTTGACGCGCAGCATGGCGGCGGTGGCCTCCAGCCGGTCGGATTCTTTAACCCGCAATTCCTTCAAGCCGCGCATGATGGTGGTGCCCTCGGCAAAACTCGCCGCTATCGCCAGCACCAGATATTCGTCGATCATCGAGGGCGCCCGCTCGGGCGGCACCTCGACGCCGCGCAGTTTCGAGGCGCGCACCCGGAGCTGCGCCATCGGTTCGCCGGCATCGCCGCGGCTCTCGGTTTCCTCGATCGAGGCGCCCATCTCGCGCAGCGTCGTGAGCAGGCCGGTGCGCAGCGGGTTGGTCATGACGTCGGACAACACCAGGTCGGAGCCTTCGACGATCAGGGCGGCCACGATCGGAAATGCCGCCGAGGAGGGATCGGCCGGCACCACCACGTCGGCGCCATGCAGTTCGGGCTGCCCGGTGAGTGCGATTTTTCGGCCATGGCTGCCTTCGGCGGTGGAGACGATATCGGCGCCGAAATGCTTCAGCATCAGCTCGGTATGGTCGCGGCTGGCCTCGGTTTCGATCACGGTGGTGACACCCGGCGCGGCCAGCCCTGCCAGCAGCACCGCGGACTTGATCTGGGCCGAGGCCACCGGCGTCCGGTAAAGGATTGGCAGGGGATCACGCGCGCCCAGGAGCGTCAGCGGCAAACGGCCACCCTGCCCGCTCGTGCCGACGCGGGCTCCCATCAGTTCCAGGGGATCGAGCACCCGCCGCATCGGCCTTCCCCGCAGCGAGGCGTCGCCATCGAAAACCGCCGTTATCGGGCAGCCCGCCACCGCCCCCATCACCAGCCGGCAGCCGGTGCCGGAATTGCCGAAATCGAGCGGAGCCTGCGGCTGCGCGAACCCGGCCACGCCGACCCCGTGAACGGCCCAGGCGAAATCGCCGGTTCGTTCCACCTTCGCGCCCAACGCCTGCATTGCCTTGGCGGTATTGAGGACGTCTTCGCCCTCCAGCAGGCCCGAAATCCGGCTTTGGCCGACTGCCAGCGCGCCGAGAATCAGGGCCCGGTGCGAAATCGACTTGTCGCCGGGAACGCGGACCTTGCCGGTCAGTGGGCCGCTGGAGCGGGCTTCGAGCGGGGTTGCCTGGTCAGAATGGGTCAAGATTGTGTCCTCTGCGCGGGCGGCACGTATCACATGGGCCGTGCCGCGTCACGCTGACATCTATCTCTCGCAAAGCGCTATTGACAGCGGCGCCTCAACTAGCCAAGTGAAGCACCGTTTTTCAGAAATTCCCAGGATTCCACACGTGGCCAAATCCGATCTCGGAACCAAGCGCATTTGCCCGACCACGGGTAAGAAATTCTACGACTTGAACAAGAACCCGGTGATCTCGCCCTATACCGGGGAGGTCGTGCCGATTGCGCCGATTCCGCCGCCGCGGACCCGCGCCGATGCGGCCGCGCGCGCCAGTGCCGCCGCTGCCGCTTCCGCCGCGGAAGCCACGCCGGAGCCGATGGAAGCCGAAGAGTTGGTGCCGCTCGAGGAAGCCGACGCCGAGGAGAATACCGGCAAGGTCAAGGCCGTCGTTCCCGAATCGGAAGACGACATCGAGATCGACGAGACCATCGAAGACGATGACGATGATGATTCCACCTTCATCGCCGACGAAGAGGAAGGCGACGAGGACGTCACCGACATCATCGGCGACGTCAGCGGCGACGAGGAGACTTGAGATCGGCCCTGAACTGTGTTCAGGGTTTTTTCCCGCGGGTCGCCCAAGGCACGCGGAACGGTTAAGGGGCCATAGCTCAGCTGGGAGAGCGCTTGCATGGCATGCAAGAGGTCGGCGGTTCGATCCCGCCTGGCTCCACCAGCCTTCGCTTGCTTCGCAAGCTACGGCTCGGCAAGCCACGCCAAGACCTATCGTAGCGAAGCAAGCGAAGGCTGCCGCGGCGTAGCCCGCAGGGCGTAGCCGGGCCTCGGCAAGCATGTTGCCACGTTGTAGCGGCGAAGGGGCGGCGCCATGAAATACGTCTACATCCTCGAAAGTCATGACTCCGAGCATTTCTACGTTGGAATTACCGACGACTTGCGCGCGCGGTTAGCAAAACACAACGCCGGCGAAGTGCCACATACCTCGAAGTACGGGCCATGGCGACTAAAGACCTACGTCGCATTCAGCGACGAAGAGCAGGCCATCGCATTCGAAAAATACCTCAAATCTGCCTCCGGCCGGGCATTTGCAAAGAAACGCCTCTGACGCCCCTCCCCCCTACTCCTCCAGCACCGCGTTGAGCCGATCGCGCAGCGCGACGAGGTCGTTCTTCATCGCCGACAGCTCGGCAATCGAGCAGGCCGAGGCGGCGAGGATCGACTGCGGCACGGTCCTGGCTTTTTCCTTCAACGCTTGCCCCTGCGCGGTCAGCGCGATCAGCACTTGGCGCTCATCGGCGGGATTGCGCGTGCGCTTGATCAGCTGCGCCGCCTCCAGCCGCTTGAGCAGCGGCGTGAGCGTGCCTGAATCCAGGAACAGCCGTTCGCCGATATCCTTGACCGGAACGCCGTCGCGCTCCCACAGCACCAGCATGACCAGATATTGCGGATAGGTCAGGCCGAGCCGGTCCAGAAGCGGCTTGTAGACGCGGTTGAACGCGTGCGCGGCCGAATAGATCGCAAAGCAGATCTGATTGCCCAGTAACAGCGGCGCGTCCGCCGCCTGTTTCTTCGCCATTTTCAGCCTCGCCGTGCGGACCGGTCCGCCCCGTTCCATTGTGGGCCGGAGCGCCCCCGCATTCAATCGCGCACAATTAAATGTGAACCCATATATGTTATATTGCACACAATTCAATTGCGTGAAATATATACCCCATTGAAACCGCAAACCGAAGGAGACCCCCATGTCTGTGAATGTGCTCTACAGAACCAGCGCCAAGGCCACCGGCGGCCGCGATGGCCATGCCGCTACGCTCGACGGCGCGCTGGATGTCAAACTCACCACGCCGAAAGAGCTGGGCGGGGGTGGCGGCGCCGGCAACAATCCCGAGCAACTGTTCGCGGCGGGCTATGCCGCCTGCTTTATCGGCGCCATGAAGTTCGTGGCCTCACAGGGCGGCCCGAAAGTACCCGCCGACGCGGCGGTGACCTCGACCGTCGGCATCGGCCCGCGTTCGGCCGGCGGCTTCGGCCTGGACATCGAACTCGCCGTCTCGCTGCCCGGACTGCCGCGCGCGGACGCCGAGGCGCTGGTGGAGAAGGCCCACCAGGTATGCCCCTACTCCAACGCGACCCGCGGCAATGTCGATGTCCGCCTGACGGTCGTGTGACCGGCTCGAATAGCCCGCCGCGACCAACGGCGGGCTATTCCCATAGGCGCGTGGGCGCGGCGGGAGCTTGCACGCGCATTTGCGCACAGGCGTCCGTGATGCTTAATGGCTTCGACGACAACGCCCAAGAAGAACCCCATGACCCCAGAAACTGCTCCCGGCGCGATGGCCGGATTGCGCGTGATCGACCTCACGCGGGTGCTCGGCGGCCCCTATTGCACGCAAATCCTGGCCGATCACGGCGCCGACGTGATCAAGGTCGAGCCGCCCGCCGGCGACGAGGTGCGCGACTGGGGACCGCCCTTCCACGGCGAAGACGCGGCCTATTTCGTCGGCATCAATCGCAACAAGCGCTCGATCGGGCTGGATCTCGCCTCCGAGGGCGGCCGCATTGTGTTGATGAAGATGCTGGAGGGCGCCGACGTCCTGATCGAGAATTTCAAGCCGGGCACGCTGGACAAATGGGGCATCGGCAACGAGGTGCTGCGCGCGCGATTTCCGCGGTTGGTGCATTGCCGGATTTCCGGCTTCGGCGCCGACGGTCCGCGCGGCGGCAATCCGGGCTATGACGCCATCATCCAGGCCATGACCGGAATGATCGCGGCGACCGGCTCGCCGCAGAGCGGACCAATGCGCATCGGCGTGCCACTGGTCGACATCTCGACCGGGCTTTACGCCGCCGTCGGCATTCTGATGGCGCTTTCGGAGCGGCAAAAATCCGGCAAGGGGCAGTTCGTCGAAACCACGTTGTTCGAGACCGGCCTTGCCATCATGCACCCGCACGCGGCGAATTATTTCATGCATGGCAAGCCGCCAGGCCTCACCGGCAACGAACATCCGAACCTCGTGCCCTATGCGATCTTCCCCACCCGCACCGACAACATCTTCATCGGCGTCGGCAATGACGGCACCTTCCGCAAGCTGGCCAAGGAGATCGGCAAGCCCGAACTCGCCACCGACCGGCGTTTCGCCCGCAACAAGGACCGCATCGCCAACCGCGACGCGCTGCGCACCGAGCTTGCGGCTGTGTTCAGCCAGCACGACGCCGAACCATTATGCGATCGGCTGCTCGCCGCCGGCCTGCCGGCCGGCCCGGTGCAGCGGATCGACCAGGCGCTGACCAGCGCCCACACCGTCCATCGCAGCGACGTCATCGAAAAGGACTGGTACAAGGGGGTCGCCTCGCCAGTCCGCATGGAGCGCAGCAAGCCCAGCCTGCGCCGCGTGCCGCCGAATTTCAGCCAGCATGCCACCGAAGTGCTGAGCGAGTTCGGATATTCCAGGGGCGAGATCGACGCCCTCCTCGCCGAGGGCGTGGTCTGCGGGCCCGAACGCAAGCGCTGATTGCTGCGCCCCGGATGCTGCCCCGGGTCAGGGATACCGGCTGCCCGGTACTAAGCCTATTTTCCGCTTTCCAGGCGGCGCGCTTTGCCAATACCATCCTTTCGCTTATACGGTCATTTGCACGTCATCCAGCGCTGCTAACGCGCGAAACGAAGATGATGGACCCAACCCGGAGGAATTTGATGGCTCTTCGAACATTCGGCGCGGCAACGGCAGTTGCGCTCGCGCTTGCAACGCCTGCTTACGCTGCGACCGAGATCCAGTGGTGGCATGCGATGACCGGCCCGAACAATGACGTGGTGGTCAAGCTCGCGAACGATTTCAACGCCTCGCAAAGCGACTACAAGATCGTCCCCACCTTCAAGGGCAGTTACGCCGATACGCTGAACGCCGGCATCGCCGCGTTTCGCGCCGGCAATGCCCCCGGCATCATGCAGGTGTTCGAGGTCGGCACCGCGACCATGATGGCGGCCAAGGGCGCCATCAAACCGGTATCCGAACTGATGAAGGAGCAGGGCGAGAAATTCGACCCGCAATCCTATTTGCCGGCGATCACCGGATATTACTCGACCTCGAAGGGCGAGATGCTGTCGTTCCCCTTCAATTCATCGAGCATGGTGATGTGGGTCAATCTCGATGCCCTGAAGAAGGCCGATATCGCCGAGCCGCCGAAGACCTGGCCGGAAGTATTCGCCGACGCCAGGAAGCTGCATGCCACCAGTCCGACCTGCGGCTTTTCCACCGCCTGGGGCTCCTGGGGACTGATCGAGCAGTTCTCCGCCTGGCATAACGTGCCGATCGGCAGCAAGGCCAACGGCCTGGATGGCTTCGACACCGTGCTCGAGTTCAACACCCCGCTGGAGACCAAGCTGCTGGAGAATCTGGTCGAGCTGCAGAAGGACAAGAGCTTCGACTATTCGGGGCGCACCAACACCGGCGAAGGCCGCTTCACCTCGGGCGAATGTCCGATGTTCATGACGTCATCGGCGTTCTATCCGAACGTCAAGGCGAACGCCAAGTTTGCCTACAATGCGGTGCCGATGCCGTACTTCCCCGACGTCAAGGGCGCCCCGCAGAATTCCATCATCGGCGGCGCCTCGCTCTGGGTGATGGGCGGCAAGAGCCCCGAGGAATACAAGGGAATCGCGAAATTCTTCACCTTCCTGTCGGACACCGACCGCCAGGCCAACCTGCATCAGGTTTCGGGTTATCTGCCGATCACCAAGGCCGCGTATGAAAAGACCAAGGCCGATGGCTTCTACGAAAAGAGCCCGATCCTCGAAGTCCCGCTGAAGGAATTGACCAACAAGCCGCCGACCGAGAATTCGCGCGGCCTGCGCTTCGGCGGCATGGTGCAGTTGCGCGATGTCTTCGCCGAGGAGATCGAGGCGGCGCTCGCCGGCAAGAAGCCGGCGAAGGAGGCGCTCGACGCGGCGGTATCGCGCGGCAATGCGATGCTCCGGCAGTTCGAGCGTACCGCCACCAAGTGACGCAAGCGTAAGGGATCGTGAGGATTGTGGCCGCGTCAGACGCGGCCACGATCCATCCAGCGAGGCATCATGGAACCCCGGGCGATCTTTTCAGGCAGGCTGCTGCCATATCTGCTGATCCTGCCGCAGCTTGCGGTTTCCCTGATCTTTTTCTACTGGCCCGCGGTGCAGGCCCTGCAGCAATCGTTCCTGGTGCAGGACGCCTTCGGGCTCTCGACCGAATTCGTCTGGTTCGAGAACTATGTCGAACTGCTGAAGCGCCCCGAATATTATCAGGCGATCGGCGTCACCTTCGTCTTTTCCGCGCTGGTGGTGTTCTTCTCGCTCACGCTCGGCCTGTTGCTGGCGGCGATGGCGAACCACAACATCAAAGGCGTGCAGATCTACCGCACCTTCCTCATCATTCCCTATGCGGTGGCGCCGGCGGTCGCGAGCGTGCTCTTCATCTTCATGTTCCAGCCGGGGCTCGGCATGCTCGCACGCGCCATGCAACGTAACGGCATCGACTGGAATCCGGTGCTGAACGGAACGCATGCGATGATCCTCGTGGTCATCGTCGCGGTCTGGAACCAGATCAGCTACAATTTCCTGTTTTTCCTGGCGGGCCTGCAGGCGATCCCGAAAAGCGTGATCGAGGCCGCCGCGATCGACGGCGCCAGGCCGATGCGGCGGTTCTGGACCATCATCTTTCCGTTGCTGTCACCGACCACGTTCTTCCTGATCATCGTCAACATCACCTACGTCTTCTTCAACACCCTCGGCATCATCGACACCGCGACCGGCGGCGGCCCCAACGGCGCCACGCAGACGCTGGTGTACAAGGTATTTCAGGACGGCAAGGTCGGCTCCGACCTCGGCGGCTCCGCCGCCCAGTCGGTGATCCTGATGGTGATCGTGGTCGCGCTGACTGCATTTCAGTTCCGCTACGTCGAGAAGAAGGTTCATTACTGATCGCCATGGTCGAGCACCGCCGCTTTGGAAACTTGCTGCCCCATCTGGTCCTGCTGGCCGGCGTCGCGATCGTCGCGTTTCCGGTCTATCTGGCGGTGATCGCCTCGACCCACGACAACACGGTGATCGCCAACGGCCAGATGCCGCTCTATCCTGGCTCCCACGGGCTCGAGACCTACTGGAACACCATCGTCTCCGGCACGGGGCGGACCACGCGCGCGCCGGTCGGCGGCATGATGCTGAACAGCCTGATCATGGCGCTCGGAATCACGGTCGGAAAAATCGCCATCTCGATCATCTCGGCCTATGCGATCGTGTTCTTCTCGTTCCCGCTCCGGATGACAGCGTTCTGGACCATCTTCATCACGCTGATGCTGCCGGTCGAGGTACGCATCTTTCCGACCTACAAGATCACCAGCGACCTGCACATGCTGGATTCCTATTCGGGCCTGATCCTGCCTTTGATCGCGTCGGCCACCGCAACGCTGTTGTTCCGGCAATTCTTCATGACGGTGCCGAAGGAACTGGTGGAAGCCTCCAAGATCGACGGCGCCGGCCCGATCCGGTTCTTTTTCGATACGCTGTTGCCGCTGTCGGTGACCAACATCGCCGCGCTGTTCGTGATCCTCTTCATTTACGGCTGGAATCAATATCTCTGGCCGCTCTTGATAACGACGCGCGACGACATGCAGACCATCGTGATCGGTATCAAGAAAATCATCGACGTGCACGATGCCCTGACCGAATGGCAGGTGGCGATGGCAACCGCCGTGCTCGCCATGCTGCCTCCGGTCGCGGTGGTCGTGCTGATGCAACGCCTGTTCGTCAAGGGCCTGATCGAGACGGAAAAGTGAGATGGCAAACGTAGCGCTGCGCGACGTCCGCAAGACCTATCCGAGCGGATTCGAGGCCATCAAGGGCATCGATTTCGACGTCGGCGACGGCCAGTTCTGCGTCCTGGTCGGCCCTTCCGGCTGCGGCAAGTCGACGCTGTTGCGGATGGTCGCAGGCCTCGAGACCATCACGTCGGGCGAAATCGATATCGGCGGGCGCATCGTCAACCAGATCGAGCCGGCCGAGCGCGACATCGCCATGGTGTTCCAGAATTACGCGCTCTATCCGCATATGAGCGTCTACAACAACATGGCCTATGGCCTGCGCAATCGCGGCATGCCGAAGCCCGAGATCGACACCCGGGTCCAGGAAGCCGCGCGCATCCTCGAAATCGGCCCGATGCTCGAACGCAAGCCTGGGCAATTGTCCGGCGGACAGCGCCAGCGCGTCGCGATGGGCCGCGCCATCGTGCGGCAGCCGAAAGTGTTCCTGTTCGACGAGCCACTGTCGAACCTCGATGCCAAGCTGCGCATCGCGATGCGGGTCGAGATCCGCAAACTGCAGCGGCGGCTCAGCACCACGTCGATCTACGTCACCCACGACCAGCTCGAGGCGATGACGCTTGCCGACATTCTGGTGGTGATGAACGGCGGCCAGGTCGAGCAGATCGGCAACCCGCTGGAGATCTACCAGAAGCCGGCGACGACCTTCGTCGCGTCCTTCATCGGCGCGCCGCCGATGAATCTGCTGCCGCTGCGCTCCGACGAAATCAGGTCCCAACTTGGAGGCACCGGCGAAACCGGCCTGCTGGGCATTCGCCCGGAGGATTTTGTCATTTCCAGCGACAGCGTCGCCAGCGGTGTTGCGCTCGATCTCACCATCGGGGCGATCGAACATGTCGGCGCCGAGACCTTCATTTACGGCGCCCGAAAAACCAATGGCGCGCAGGAAGTCGCCGCCAATCCCGGCGAATTGCCGCCAGGCGACGTCATCGTACGGATACCCGGCGCGGTCGCGCCCGCCATCGGCGAGCGGATTCGCGCCATCGTGCCGCGCGAAAAACTGCATCTTTTCAGCGCCGACGGCCGCAAGCGGATCGAGTTCTAAGGGTCGTTCCGGGGCGCGCGACGCGTGAACCCGGAATCCCAGGATTCCCCGATATGCAACGGCACATCTGGGGTTCGGTCGCTCCGCGCCCGCCCCGGAATGATTTGGAAGGCGATTCCCGTGGTTCCGCAGGCGCTTGAACCGCTTCCAAATCATGCCCATATTGGCTGTTGACCGGAGGGCAGATCCGTCACCTGGTCGCCATGGGGTGCCGCAAGGGCCCCGAAATGCCAAAGTCGCTTCGAGAGGACTTTGTAAATAAAATGACTCGTGTTCCTTCGTTATCCAGTCCGTTCCTGCTGGGATTTGACGAAATCGAGCGTGCGCTCGATCGCGTCGTCAAGGGCGCCGACGGTTATCCTCCCTACAATATCGAGAGGTGCGACCGCGCCAACGGCCAGCCCGAACGTCTGCGAATCACACTGGCGGTGGCGGGATTTACCCGCGACCAACTCGATGTAACCATTGAGGAAAACCAGCTCGTGATCCGTGGCCGCCAGCAGGATGACAAGG
This genomic window contains:
- a CDS encoding Hsp20 family protein; protein product: MTRVPSLSSPFLLGFDEIERALDRVVKGADGYPPYNIERCDRANGQPERLRITLAVAGFTRDQLDVTIEENQLVIRGRQQDDKARQYIHRGIAARHFQRTFVLAEGMHVLGADLKNGLLSIDLARPEPERIVKTIAINEHE